The following is a genomic window from Mycteria americana isolate JAX WOST 10 ecotype Jacksonville Zoo and Gardens chromosome 14, USCA_MyAme_1.0, whole genome shotgun sequence.
cgtggccccagcacagcctgcgCAGCCCCCAGGGATGGGGCGCGGTGGCACCGGGGGCTGGTGCACGGGGCCCACGTGAACCCCAATGGCTCCACAGACACCCACAGCCGTGGGGACGCAGCACGCACGGGGACACACGTGGGACGCAGCACACGCGGGGCTCTACTGCAGTGCCAAGAACCGTTGGACCCCGTCCTTGACCCCGGCCCTGACgtggccccggggcaggggtCGGCAGAGCCCCCCACGCTGCAGCGGGCTGGGTCGGAGGGCCGGGTGCTGGCGGGAGAACTCGTGCACAGCCCGGTAGGACGCGGGTGGCACGAGGTGCTGCCCCGGAGCCCGCTCCTCCTCCGGCTTGGCCAGGTCCTTGCCCAAGCCCCAGTGCCGCCGTGCCTGCAGCTGGACTCCCGGCTGCAGAGGGGTGAAGGGGCCCTGCAGCCCTAGGGACGGCCAGGGACCCTTTGCCTGGGTGGGGACTCGGCCCCACAGGCACCGGGGCGTTCCCGTCTGCCAGCGGAGTGGGGGCAGCGGGTGGGCAGGGCAGCAGTGGGCAGCTGTGCGAGGGGCCCCGAGAGCCCGCGACCCCCCGAGCTGCCCGGCTCCTGCCGCTGCGCCTCCCTGCTCAGACTGGGATTATCCCACAGGTTGTATCCATCATTAAATACCGACTAATAACGCTCTCAGGATATTAAATATGTAACAAACCCGCTTAGCACTGGCCGGGGACAGGAAGGGGAAGGTCACTGGTGCTAATGAGCCCTGCTGCATCCCCGGGCTCCCCGCAGGCCCCCGGTGACAGCAGAAGGTCCCAGGGCCGAGGTGCCAGCGCTGAGGGGCCCCGAGCCCGCGCGGCCCCGCTGTGCCCCACGGccagagccccagcagcacccggaGCTCCCCCTGTGCAGCGGCCGGGAGCCCCGGTCCCTTCTGTCCCAGCACCGTCCCCACCTCGGGCTGGCCCTGTGCTCTCAGCAGCCCCAGGTGTGGAAGCCATGGGGCAGCCAGGGGCCTGTGCTGCCGGCCGGGAGGGGACGGCCGGGCCGGACGGCTGGGACCAGCCCCGGCCACGACCCCGCAGCGGCCCTGTAACCTTGTCCCCACGGGACTCCAGCCCTGATCAGCGCCGCCAGCCGCGCTGCGGATCCGCTTTATTAAATAATGGGGCTGTAATCTAGGAAAGCGCCTGTGGATTGCTGCGGCGTGCCTTAACCCCGCGTGGCCCAGCTGGAGAGGGAGGGCCACGGCCAGCCGCCGACGGACACAGCTGGACGGTGACCGAGACACGGCCGGACAGGCATAGCCACGCGCCGGCACGGCTGGGCACGGACAGGGCTGCAGCCGGACAGAGCCACGGCCAGGACAGAGCCACAaccggccccgctcgccccagGGAGGTGCGGGGCCACCCACACCCCGCttccccagctggggagggagggcggggggtCCGGCCCAGGTGTCCGgcgtgcaggcaggctgctgcctgcagccctgaggCAGGGGACGAGCAGTGGGCTCCCCGGGGACAGCGGGCAcccccagcagccagggagggagggtgctgctgtCATTTGGGGCAGAACACAGGCTCTGCCTTCGCAGCACAAGCCCTGGTgccgtccccagcccctgcacgaGCTGGACCGGGAGCCCGGCTGCAAGCCCGGTGATCACACCGCACCAGTCCCGCAGCCGAGGGGCTCCGGCCTCACGGAAGCTCCTGCTGAAGTTGGGTGGTTCCAggcctttttccccctctgcagaTAATCAGTTTAATGCAAAAGCATAGAACTAAAACTCCGAGATTAGCTGTTATAATCACATGTAAATACTTCCAGACAATCCGCTCAGGCAGGGGCGGCGTGTGTAGTTTGGGACAGAGTTACACGGGATTTAGGCTGTTTACCACTCGATTAATTTCATGACTCCAGCCCCAAACCCACTGTTGTACCAGATGCCCGGCTCACTTCCCACAAGTCAAGGTCACTCAGGCAGGAGGAAGCCGATAGCACAGGGGAGCTGCATCTGCCAGAGCGACCTGCCCGGCCCCAGCGCCAGGCCCTGGGAcccccgcgccccagccccggaggaggcaggaggaaggccGGGCCTGCCTGTCCCCGCCGGCCGggagtggggcaggggctggtgcaggaCCGCAGACCCTCCAGGCAGGCGCAGGCGCAGGTTTCAATCCCTTTTTATTCATAAGCATAGTCAAAGCTTGAGAATGTCAGAATCGAACCCCGCCCACAACCACCTACGCACCACCTCCTGAGTCCATccctcttcagaagaaaaatagaacatCTTCCACCTATGATTCTTCCTACTCTGGGTTCCTCCAGTCCAAAGCCctactgctgcctgcctgcaggccGGAGAAGCCAAGGGAGGGACGGCCGCCCTCACGCCAGGACTGCACGCCCCACGGCTGCGGAGCGGGGAGCGCAGGGCTGCGGCTGCACGCACGCCTCTCACGCCGTACCGCGCAGCTGCGCTCGGCCCCTCGGCTCGCTCCCAGGATCCTCGCGTGCCAGGCAGACGTCGATCCGAGTTTGGCCCACACAGACATGATTCAGGAAAAGGGATTTCAGACCATCAAGTGCAACAGGCAAAGAGATCGGCCACACGAGAGCGCTGCCGCCGCTCAGCCTGCCTCGGCTGTGGAGCAGTCTCTGCTGGAGACAGCTGCCCGTGCCAGGGAGGACGTGCAGGACCCTCGCGGCGCACGGCCGAGCGGCAGCAGGCCCCCGCCGCAGCGCGCTCGGGCACGTCCCTCGTAGCCCCGAAGCGATAAGGCAACTGCTGGCTGAGGAGgctcctgcctggtgcagctTGTCCTGCTCAGCACGGGTGTCCCAGCGccagccgggcccggccctggTGCTAGTCCGCCAGCGTGATGACGTCGTAGTGGatcccctgctgcagctgctggatcTGCTCGGCCGTTGCCTCGGCGGTGAACACGCCCTGCGCCTGGGCCATCGCAGCATCCGccactgctgcagaggagagggggGTCAGTGCCTCCTCCCATccaagggcagggcagagcaggcggCTTGCCCAGGGTCCCCCTCCACGTTCGCCACCTGCCTCCAGGGGAACGGGCAGGCGTACGACGCGAGCGCAAGGGCCACCACGCTCACGCAGGGCTCCAGCAGGGAGCCTGGCTCCGGTTAACTCTGCAAACACACATCAGGGCGTCTCCACCCTGTGGAAGCTGCTGCATCTCATCTCCAGGGGAAGGGAGCTGGTACCGGTCCAGAACGGACATGCTGGGACCAGCAAAGATCTCCCCTCAGACACCAAGGCTGGCCGCTCCCCAGAATCACGGGGACGCAGGCAGTAAGGTGGCAATCTAGCCTCGCCTACCCCAGCCCTTCCGCCAagggcccccgccccgccacccctGCCGGCTACAGCAACCGAGCAGCCTccgcaggcagagctgggccGCGAGCACGGCCTCTCAGTGGCTGCTAACGGGCGTCGCAAACCGCCCGGCAGCACTGGCCCCCGAGACCCGGAGGCAGGCGGGGCTGCCGGAGCTACGCCAGAGCTCGGCCCTGGGGCCCTGGTCCTACCTGAGACTGCCGAGTGTGCGGCTGCTTCCAGCTGCGCCTGGGTGACGAGCTGCTGCTCAGGCGAGACAGGCATGTACTGGatctgcagggaggagagagcaggagagtcCGGGAGGGGCAGGGTCCCTCCTGGAGTGCTGCTCTGGCCACAGCTGCTGCAGCGAGTCACCAGCCCTCCCTCTCCAGCTGTGTGCTCGGAGCCCATCTCACGGCAGCCCTGTCAGCTCCAGCCACCATGCCTGGCCCCTCACCTGCGgctcctggaggaactggctgccCTGCTCGTACTGGATGTGGGTGATCTGCCCATCCTGTACCTGGGGACAAGAGCCGCTGTGAGGCTGCGGGCATCCCTGCCCCTGAACAGAGTTGTGACTCAAACGGAGCAAGCCacggggggcaggaggaggctgagccCCACACACGGCACCCTCATGAGCCCCATCCGCCACGCAAAGGCAGCAGACAAGGCTGAAGCTTACCTGGATGTGATGTCCCTCTGGGACAACAACGTACTCATGGGGAAGTAAGTGCTGTACACCATCCTGGGCAATGATGTACTGAACCTGCAAACACAGGGATTCAGATCCAAAAAAAGAGGTCACCGCTGCCCACCCCTCACACCGCAACAGGGCTGGTTCTTGTCTGTCTTCTGTGCCTGTTTccaccccacctctccccactgtccccagcTCTCCCCGCTCCCGCTGAGCAGAATCTTTCGGTTCCTGGGATGTGCCCCCCTCACCTGGTTGTCAGAGGTCACTAAGTGCTGTACTGTCTGTCCGTCGGCAGTTGTGATCTCCTGGATGTACGTGGCCTCCTCCTGCAGGTCAGCAAGAGCCCAGCGCTGTCAGTGGGGTGGGCCCGACCGCAAGCCCTCCGAGAGGAGGGAACCCGCACAGCTTGCAGGGAGCGGCCGCacagggtgggaggaggagattGACAGGCTTGACTCACCTGGCTCGTGACGCTCTGCTCCTGCGCGACGATGATGTGTTCCTGCCCCAGGGCCTGCTGCAGTCGCTCGGGAGCCAGCACCGCCTGGCCGGACTGCAGAGCCGCTGGAAAGCGGAGAAAGCCGGTGCggacactgctggggctgctggccggccccgctcccgagCGGCccctgccaggtgcccaccccaACGAGGAGCACAGGACAGTCTCTTAGCTCTGCTCACAGAAGGTCAGAAGCTAAACCAAACTCTCCCACCATGACTAAACTATAGGTCACCGTGGGCAAAACGCAACCTCCAAATCAGACCGTGAACTCCGCTTCCCGTTTCAGCCATGAGCTGCTCACAGCACCGCTGCTCCCGCAACGCACTGATCTACTGGGACCTGCTTAGAGGAAACACTGGACCCCCAGTTCTGCACAGAACCGCAACGGTCAGCGCCTCACCAGGAGAgctccctgcacccagcccccTCGTCTTTGCACCCACCCAGTCCTGCCACCACCGGCAATCCTAACCCTCAGCAGGAATCTCCTGGCCCTGACCCATCTCAGCCCCGCTCGGCCCACAAGCTGGGCGAATCCCCGCATGGGGCTCTGGCCACAGGAAACCCGCAGGTCACCCCAGTCACAGGGACACATCTTACTCTGCAGGGTGGCCAGCGTGTCCTCGTCGCTGTTCAGTATGATGGtctgctgggcagcagctgcaggcGCCCCCGGCCTCTTCCCCTCCGAGCTGTGCAAACGCTGCATGTGGAACTTGAGGTGCCCATTACGGTTGAACCTACGGGAGGAACGAGAGTGAGGTGGAGTTTGCCATGGGCAGCACAGGGCCCCTGTGCTTTCTGCAGAGACCCAGGCCATGGGCGCCATGAGCACGTCCTACGACATGGCCTGTCCCAGCTCCCAAAACGCTTCCGTCAGGCCCAAGTACTGAACCTCCCCGTGCAGAAGTTCCTTGGAGACGAAGCTGGGTCCACCTGCAGCAGGAACTGCTCTCAAGGGCAGAGTCCCCTCTAACAGGGGACCACTCCCGGGGGTAGGGTCAGGGCAGGCAGCTCTCTGCCAGTATCCTATCTCCTCTTGAGCCTTGGAGAGCTCTAACAGGGTCTCCTGAAGCAGCAACAACCTCGCAGGCTTCACTCACCTCTGCCCACAGATCTGGCAGGCAAAGGGCTTCTCGTTGGTGTGCGTCAGCATGTGCCTGCGCAGGTCCTTCTTGTTCTTGGAGGCAAAGCTGCAGTGGGTGCACTTGTGTGGCCGAAGGCTGGCGTGCTGGACCATGTGGCTCTGGGGGCAGAAGCACAAGCGCGGGGTCAGAAAGCCCGTGTTTCTCCAAACCTCTtgctcccagggctgctctgtgccagggAACCTACCCGAACCTCCGGCCAGAGGGCTGCAGTGAATGGACAGTCGGGACACTTGAAGGTGCTGGGCCCAATGTGGGCTCTCTTGTGACTCTCCATTTCTGCTCTCCCTGTGAACATGGCTGTGCAAATCTTGCATGAAAACTTTTTGGCTGTGGAAATCTTGCACGAGAGCTTCTTGGCCGTGGAAACCTTGCACGAGAGCTTCTTGGCCACGCCTTGGAGTGCAGGCCACTTGACCTTTGGGGATGAGATCTCCTGCCCCTCAGAGGCTGGGGATAAAGACGAGTCCTTCTGGAGCTGCCTGGTGACACACTGCACTAGGGGCCACTTGACGCCGGCGGGCTGTGCCTCCTGGCCCTCCGCAGGTGAGGGAAAGGCAGCGTCCCCGCTGAGGGGCTGAGAGAGAAACACCCAGTCACACCTGCTCACACTGCTGCCTGAGACGGGGAGAAAGCTCAGCTCCTTACCTCAATGTGATGGAACTGGCTCCCCGGAACACCCGATGACATGATATAGTGATTGTTATGGTCCTTCAGGGCCTCCTCTGTCATCACAGCTTCGCTCACCACAACCGCATGGGAGGTCTCCGCAGGgctctcctcctcgctgctggaGAGGACAGGGTCAGGGAGGATCTGCCTCGTCCTCCTCACCACTAAAGCCTCCTCATTTGAGGTCAGAAGTGCCTCCGTCTCCCCGCTCCTCCCATACAGCTGACCTGTACAGCGTGCCTGGAGCCTGAATCTCCTCACTGATGGGTGTGATGATGCTGTACTCTGTCGTCCCACCAAAGGGGATAGTGATCTGCTGCAGCTCCGAGCCACCCAGGGTCGCCTCCTCGTAAGCCTCCTGCACCAAGgtctccccaggctctgccacgTGCAGCGTCAccaacttctgctgctgctgctcctcagagtccatctctgccccctcctcctgTGCTTGCGGCTCACAGGGGACCTGCGCTTCTCCTGAATCGCTCGGCTTCACCACTGCCACCTGCGAGGGGACAGCAGCTCAGCCGGAGGAAGGCAAGGCTCCGCAAGACACGCCCTGAAGCGGAACAGGGCTGGGCGCTGCGGAACGACTGTGGAGGGCtgggaagcctccccctgccaccccgcGGCAGGCGCAGCACCCCCTCAGCCCTCCTCACCTGCAGCGAGCCCGTGGCCAGCTCTCGCTGAGCGCTCACGTTCAGCAGGAGATCCAGGGCAGTCTGTGTGGCCAGTTCTGCTGATCCAGCCACATCTGTCAGGGTCCGAAGGAGAGGGTCAGGCACACGCTCgcccacctcctccccatccccacccccttcccTGGGAGCTCACTCACCTTGTTCGTAAATGATGGTGGCCCCTCCCAGGGAATCCTGCGAGAGGATGGGGGGCTCTGCTCCCGGGATGGCCTGGACCGCATGGTAGGTGACGGAGCCAAGAGGCGcctgtgtgagagagagagcTGACAGCACGGCCGGGGCCAGCGAgcaccaggaggagctggggcgtGGGCAATGGCACTCACCGGCGGACTGGCCTCTGGCTCAGCCGGGGCCTGcacctggctgtgctgctgcttcagctcctcAATCTGCTGCAGGGTGAAGAAGGGGCAGCGGCGGCAGGGTGGCTCCTCGGGGTGCCTCTGTGCCCACTCCTCGAAGGAGTCGGCGTGGCGGCAGTGCACGTGGAGGCGCAGGTTCTTCTTGTGCTTGGTGGTGAAGTGACAGAACTCGCAAGCAAACGGCTTCCCTCCTGCGGGACACGGGAGGCGGGAGTCAAGCAGGGGGTCCCCAAGGGACGGCAGGGAAAGCAGACATGCTCTGACCGCCTCCTGGAGAAGCAGGGGTGCAGGACATCGGGGCACAGGGCAAGCAGGCAGCTCCTCTCACCCGTGTGCTTGACAGCCATGTGCGAGATCAGGAAGTCCTCCCGGAAGGTGGAGTACTTGCAGAAGCTGCACTTGTAGGGCTTGTCGTTCATGTGCGACAGCTGGTGGTTCAGCAGGACCTTTTTGTCCTCACAGACGTAGTCACAGAACTCACACTTGAACCTGCCAGGACAATGCCGCCTGTCACACGGGCAGCAGGGACCTTCTGTCCTCCCCTCTGAGGGTGAGCCAGGACACTGTCTCTACCACGGCACGCCACAGGCTGTTGCCAGGCTCCTACCTGCGGTTGGCAATGGCCTGGATGTGCGTCAGCAGGTGCATCTTGAAGGTGTAGCGCTTCTTAAAGGACTTCCCGCACTGCAGCggaacaaagcaaagcagcattcACCTCCCATCCAGCCTCACTCGCCgccagcccttccccaggctgtGTCCCCCTGCCTCACCTTGTCACACATGTGTGGTTTCTCCGTGCTGTGTGTCTTCATGTGCTGCGTAAGCCTCTTCTGCATGGGGTAGATACGGTTGCATACGGGGCACGGGAAGGAGTTCAGctttgggggctggagggagagcgCGAAGATGAGCCCACCTGGGAAGAG
Proteins encoded in this region:
- the ZNF335 gene encoding zinc finger protein 335 isoform X6, with the protein product MEENAVESSSDAAPQAAREEPSESGLGVGTSEAVSADSSDAASAPGPLSRADDSGVGQSSDSSGVSLEEVSESSSSTDAIPRIYLPDSSSIAQSTLVSSVSTVSQSIMVSESPQVLVHSSVITDGATIVSDSTASTSSDLGSAIDKIIESTIGPDIIQSCIAVTSAEDGGAETTQYLILQGPDDGAPMVSQMATSALANSLAIEAVADGPTSTCLDQPGPSDPSEQLEVLELPARPDQAREADGGEELDQPDMETLEEMMEVVVVQQFKCKMCQYKSVSKKTLINHMKERHFQPAGSAVALKKARPRKGGATPKTAEEEVTEEEEDDDIMDAGAIDDPEEDSDYNPAEDEPRGRQPKYSRTVPTSSEERPRRRPGRPRKFPRLEDMPQDVPEGGEVEPLVTSQSTPSRELQNSEAASSSGLENGTSESLAEPSISQSDSENKDPSSNTGPEEADIIPRRRGRPSRRFLGKKYRKYMGRRYYYKSPKPLMRPYLCRICGSRFLTHDDLRFHVNSHEANDPQLFKCLQCSYRSRRWSSLKEHMFNHVGSKPYKCEECNYTSVYKKDVIRHSTVHNRDRKKRADPPPKLNSFPCPVCNRIYPMQKRLTQHMKTHSTEKPHMCDKCGKSFKKRYTFKMHLLTHIQAIANRRFKCEFCDYVCEDKKVLLNHQLSHMNDKPYKCSFCKYSTFREDFLISHMAVKHTGGKPFACEFCHFTTKHKKNLRLHVHCRHADSFEEWAQRHPEEPPCRRCPFFTLQQIEELKQQHSQVQAPAEPEASPPAIPGAEPPILSQDSLGGATIIYEQDVAGSAELATQTALDLLLNVSAQRELATGSLQVAVVKPSDSGEAQVPCEPQAQEEGAEMDSEEQQQQKLVTLHVAEPGETLVQEAYEEATLGGSELQQITIPFGGTTEYSIITPISEEIQAPGTLYSSEEESPAETSHAVVVSEAVMTEEALKDHNNHYIMSSGVPGSQFHHIEPLSGDAAFPSPAEGQEAQPAGVKWPLVQCVTRQLQKDSSLSPASEGQEISSPKVKWPALQGVAKKLSCKVSTAKKLSCKISTAKKFSCKICTAMFTGRAEMESHKRAHIGPSTFKCPDCPFTAALWPEVRSHMVQHASLRPHKCTHCSFASKNKKDLRRHMLTHTNEKPFACQICGQRFNRNGHLKFHMQRLHSSEGKRPGAPAAAAQQTIILNSDEDTLATLQTALQSGQAVLAPERLQQALGQEHIIVAQEQSVTSQEEATYIQEITTADGQTVQHLVTSDNQVQYIIAQDGVQHLLPHEYVVVPEGHHIQVQDGQITHIQYEQGSQFLQEPQIQYMPVSPEQQLVTQAQLEAAAHSAVSAVADAAMAQAQGVFTAEATAEQIQQLQQGIHYDVITLAD